CTTAGCAACCACTGCCAGAGCAGACTCCCCTCCCTACGGAATCGATTACCCAACTCACAGACCCACTGGACGATTCTCTAATGGCCTCAACATTCCTGATTTTATCAGTAGGGTTTTATTGATCATCTCTTTTTCATCATCATGATCTGCATTGAATGTTGCTTTTCATGAtgctaaaaaaatgtaaattcatAATTCAGGTCAGGCACTTGGCTCGGAATCACTGCTGCCATACTTGAGCCCACAGCTCAATGGACAAAAACTACTTGTCGGTGCCAATTTTGCTTCTGCCGGCATTGGAATTCTCAATGACACCGGAATTCAGTTTGTGAGTAGATGAACCAGATCCATCAATCCATCTCAGATGTCAACATTAGCTGCAAATTAATGCTTTATTTCCTAATTTATACGTACAACatatttatgaatttaatatatttatgttgTTAATTAcgacatttatttatttgcagaTAAACATAATCAGAATGTACAGACAACTGGAATACTTCCAAGAGTACCAGCGGCGAGTGGCTGCAATTATTGGAGAGGACCAGGCTCAACAACTAGTTAACCAAGCACTCGTCCTTATCACTGTCGGTGGTAACGATTTCGTGAACAACTACTACCTTGTACCTTTCTCTGCCAGATCTCGCCAATACTCTCTCCCAGATTATGTCAAGTACCTCATTTCCGAGTACCGAAAACTTCTTCAGGTATGTATAccttatattataaattaatccaTTTACTAATTAATGTATTGGGTACGTACCTTCATTTATTTTCTGATTTTACATCCATGCACCCTGCAAATATTGTGCAAAGATCAGCAATGCTACTGATCTTAAAACTAGACCAATTTCTTTGCTTGAAATCTACGTAGTTTTTGGACTCTTTATGTgccaaattatatataaatgtttttttgttttcttggagTCATGCACGTGATAATAAGCCAATGCTGATCTTTGCGATCCATAATTGAACAACGACTACTTATAATTGCACgtgccatttatatatatatatatagggcttagaaattaattaaagcatTTTGCTGATTTCCTTGTAACAAACTTCATTAATTGATGTCATTTCAGAGGCTATATGACCTTGGAGCACGCAGAGTTCTTGTGACAGGGACTGGACCACTGGGTTGCGTTCCAGCAGAATTGGCCATGCGAGGAAGCACAAATGGGCAGTGCTCCGCTGAGCTGCAACGAGCTGCGGCTTTGTACAACCCACAACTTGTTCAGATGATTAGGGGACTTAACAGTAATCTCGGTTCTGATGTTTTTGTTGCTGCTAATACACAGCAAATGAACAATGATTTCATCCGTGATCCTCAGGCATATGGTAATTAAGTACTcttttttatcatatatatggaggtatttttgatattttgaaaTCTCGTTTTCTTATTGGCCATTTAAAAGGGACAAAATAGAAGTTAAGAGAAATGGATTCAACTACTAAGCCATTTAGTTCAATGAATTAGTAATTAtgagaaatgagaaatattttctggcatgcatgcatgtactaGCTAGGACGACCCCTGATCTGTCATTTTCTGACAGAAAAATAGGTTCTAATGGTGCTGGACATGCATTTATTAAAACTGCCTTGCATGCCTTATTGGAATCATACAGGAACAGCCTACTTCTTGATTTTCATTTTAGCTAGtttaatgattttgtttgtgACCACGTATCAATATATATCGTTTTGATTTGCCTTGAAAAAAGCTGCTAGCTATATTTAAAGTGAAGCTGACAACACGGTCCCCAACCGCCCGGACTTTTTCGTAATTCCATATCTAATCTTTGAACAATAAATATAGTTTGATCTTGAAGTGAAATGGATTGATGTTGGGAAAAATTGCAGATTTGAAAGGTGCTCTTTTACAGTTAAAATTCTATCAACAGAAATCGTAGGCATGCAGAAATCGTAACGAAGTacgtacattaatatatatatatatatataattcttttttgtttttttggaacAGGATTTGTTACATCGAAGGTAGCATGCTGTGGTCAAGGACCCTATAACGGTATCGGACTTTGCACAGTGGTTTCCAACCTTTGCTCAAACAGAGATGCTTATGCATTTTGGGATGCATTCCATCCATCTGAGAGAGCAAACAGCATAATTGTTCGGCAGATCTTGACTGGCACTACCACTTACATGTACCCCATGAATCTTAGCACCATCATGGCCTTGGACTCCAGGACCTAatcaattaataattattatatatgtcacctTCAGAACCATCcatctttaattaatttatctgtATTATGCATTACAATTCAGGTTATTTATGTCTTGGAttaatggtttaaaaaaaaaaaaccaaaaccacaaaAAGGGCGTGATGATCATGTACTTCATGCGAAGTTGATTTGTATTATTGGCTGATGAGTAAAACAGCTACTTGTTTGTTTGGTGTTCAATTTCCGTGcgtgaactctctctctctctctctcaacgtcTTCCTGCATATATGTTGCATAAGAGTTTGTTGTTTATACAGGATCGAAATAAGTTGGTCTGAGTTGTCTATCATTATGGATATATGTGAatggagttttgctacatacaagcaaagtcgcacactaatctgcgtactaatactaattcctttatacttaaaatttaaattagcactattttcaataaaatctactttttgaccaatcacaatagattggtgcatatattagtgcacaattatgctttcaactagattttttcatgtGTACGTACTACGTAGCACtgtgttttaaaatgttttggttttttaatttatgggtACCATGCATCTGTTGGCGTGAGCTATCAATGGAGAACTGACTCGAGAAATTGCAGGCGTGGTGTGAATCCCTTCCTTCAAGGGTCAACCGTGATATTAGCCTTAGAGATTGTACAGCCATAAAAACCTTCCACACTCTTTTTCAGTGTATTGCTATATAGGAAAATGCTACTCTGCTGCCCGGACGGTACCGCTAAAGTGTATTgcttggggaaaaaaaaaaaaattttaacttaatgattaaggaaatgattttaagtatattgatatatttttttattttttaaaaatatttaaatctattaaaaaatgtgaatatatatatatataactgggTGGCCTAAATACTGGGCAGCATAGTAGCCCTGCCCTTgctatataactatatttgTTCTAtagaaagaaagataaataagaaaaaaccttTCAAGATCCTAGGATTTCCACTACAACTGAACTCTCACCAGAAAAGATTCAGAACTCATTGAAGATATGGAGGACTCAACTAAGGTGGTGCAGCACGGCTCCATCTTGGATGAATTAACAAACAGAATGATGGAAGCTCTGACCAAGAATCAGACTCAAGTAATTCTCATTCCCAACTACAATTCGTCTACCGGACAGATGGGCTTTAAGTTGGATGGCACCAACTATGCTTTATGGTCCCAAGTTGTCGAGACGTATATCTCTAGCAAAAAAAAAGTGGAATATATTAATGGAGACTTTACACATACATGTAGCCTCCACCCACGAACCCTACCTTTTGAAAATGGCAAACCGAGAATGCAATCATGAAATGATGGCTGGTCAACTCTTTGGACCCACCGTTGACATCAATTTTATTCGTTGACCAGAATGAGACAAATCGGAGGATccattgaaaaatattacaatGATCTTCAAGGCCTGTGGAGAGAGATTGATTTTCATTGTCCTAACCCGATGGATTGTGCTGTAGATATATAgaaatacaattcaattcaacAAGAAGATAGAGTCTATTTATTTCTTAATGGATTGGATGATTTGCTCAATAAGATCCAAAGTTATGTGCTCCAGCTACGACCATTCCCTGTAGTAGAACAGGATTATGCTCATGTTTGAATGGAGGATATTAGGTAGACGGTGATGAGAATAGACACAGACACTACACATGGTGACGTTATGGCTTCGGAATGAGTCAAGATGGGGCCACATCAGACACCTTCACTTCAAATGTCCAAACATGGATCTCTTGCTACAACCAatggaaaatcaaatacaaactcTAAAGCAAAGGGACAATTGGAAGGAGGAGGTTGTACTCATTGTGGGAACATGAAACATACACATGACACTTGTTTTAAACTCTTGACAATGGCCTTCTTTCTAACCATGTCTCCTTGCCTACTGTGTTGTTAATTTCCCCACGTATCTTTGGATATGTTATCTTTGTTCATCTTCATAAGAATCAACGCGAGATCCATGCATAGTTTGGTGTATTTTCTTGGGGTATGCAACACATAAGAAAGGACGCCACTTCTATGATCCCAATTCTAGGATGACGAGCAGAATTGGGAGCATTTGCCAAGATTTGAGGACAATCCAGTACAAATAAGCAGAGAAAATGAGGCAGAGACTAATAAGGAAGATAAGGAAAATATAATTGAAGCTGAAAATATTCAAAGAGCTGAATCATCTAGGCCTGAATCCCACCTCTCCGTTGTACCCAAAGACCCTTCTCTTGAGAATATTCTTAAGGTAAGCTCTCCTACTACACCTTTACCTACTAATGACTTAGATACTTCTGTTGGTTATCAGTTACCATTCAGACATAATCGTGGCAAGCCACCAAATCAATACTCTCTAGAATCTAAGAATAGAAGATTGAGATACCCAATTGCCAATTATCATGTGTCTACTTAGTGACTAATAGAACCTCTCAAGGCATTTGTGCATAATTTATCCACATGCCATGCTCCCAGCAGAATACAAGAACCATTAACAAATCCAAAGTGGGTTCAAGCTATAAACGAAGAAATTGAGGCCTTGCAGAATAATAATACATGGACTCTTGTCCCACTATCAAAAGGGAAGAAGACTATAGGATGCAAATTTTCTCCATTAAACACAAAGCAGATCGATccatggaatgatacaaggCGAGACTAGTAGCAAAGGGATACACACATACGTATGGCATGGATTGTTAAGAAACGTTCTCACCAATGGAAAAATTGATTACTGTCAGAGTGTTATTGTCTGTTGCACAAATCTAGATTAATCGTTACATCATCAATTTGACATAAAGAATGCCTTTCTTCATGACAATCTTGAAGAGGAGATTTACATGGATATTCCACCAAGGTACAATGCATCATCAAAGACTGAAAGGTGTGTAAATTATAACGATCATTATATGGATTGAAACAATCACCGCATGCATGGTTTGGTCAATTTAGCGTGGCTATGAAACAATATGGGTTCCAACAAAGTAACTGAGATCATACTCTAATCCTAAAGCACTGATTGGGAAAAATAATAGCCTTAATCATCTATTTAGATGATATGATCATTACAGGGGATGACGTGGAAGAGATCTCTAGACTCCAAAAGTCACTGGCAActgaatttgaaataaaaaatctagTGTGGGAGAGTACTAGCGATGAATTGATTGAACAAACAATGTCTTATCGTTGATACTTGCTAGACGGATGACCCAAAAGCAATACAGAGGGAGGAGACACACaatcataaatattataaaatgaaggaaaatagaaaaaataaataaatgaggtAGTGATTTACACAGCCGTTTAAATAAACTAGCACATGTAGTTCCCACTTATAACACAAAAGAGATACTTCATTGATTTTTGCTTCATTATTATATATCCAATCTTGATGGTGGAGCACAACTATGATCTCATGTGCCAAAGTGAAAAAAGACGATATATTTTGGACCATAAAGAGTACAATTTAAAaatgcaaccaaaaaaaaaaatacttatgatcctgataagaaataaataaaaaaagatgacTTTCAAGTTTCCAGAATTTATGAATCAATatgacaaataaaataaataacgtGCCTTTATGATATCAGAGCTTGTcatttgagaattttatattttaactaatagaAAATATGTACATAACCAAATCATTGCATATCAAACAATCATGTGAtggatgaatgaatgaatgaatgtatgTGAGACCcatggtctgaaatttttatttgagttttttaCGTGTGTGTGATACAGGCCAGCCTGTGTAGGGGCCCAAGCTAAGAAGCAAAAGCCTAGCCTCGCACCCCCTTAAAAGGGCATCATTTAGCCTAGAGgggaaaaaccctaaaaaatttcttctcttcctccaCCCTCCTCTCCCGCATGCAACACCACCCCAGCCTTCTTCTCTTTTATCCTCTACACATATGACCCTACAGTGCCTCCCTCACCAGCTACAACATTACCTCCACGTGCCGACGCTGCTTCTTTCTCCTCTACTATCGTCTGACCATGGTTTGCATCCCCCGATAGAAGTCGAGAGCACAAAATCCTACCAAGAATGGAGTCTCTTGACCCTACGACCACATTCTGCACACCAATCCAACTCACACACATGTAGATCGACCACCAACCCCTCCACCATGGCCTCTGCATTGTTTGGCTTCCCCAGTCACAGtcaatggcttttttttttcgagATCAAGCCTCACGGCTTATAAATAGGGCAAGCCTCCACCACAACCTCAACCTCTCATCTCCGACTTGGTCTCTACCTCCACACTAAGATCTAGCTTTCTCTCCCTCTAAAATCCTCACTTTCTTCCATTGCAAATTTTTTCTCTCCTATGATTGTGTCGCTGTCACGATTTGCCACACTCAGACGCTCATTCAAATTTGTCCAACCACCCACCCACCTCCTCCATACCTCTTAGCCTCACCCCTCTCATATTTCCCCTACTTTTATTTCCACAGCCACCAACCACCACAAGCTCCACTTCTTCCTAACCCTCTGCTTTTCACCAAATTTACCCCTACCTAAATATCTCACCATAGCACCCTAGCACCCTATGTTCTGTCCAAATCTGCCACCCTGCACTATGCTAGCCGTTGCATCCTTCGTCATCTTCCTTCCCTCAAGAGGCTACCACAGTAAGTACCACCACATTTtgcatattctttttaatttatggcTCACATTCCCGATCTGGTTTTCTAACATTTCCCATCTATGTAGCGATGCATACATGTACACGTACAAACATGGATTTCCTCTCAATCTGAGAGGAACCACCACGACCAGCAACTTAAAATAATCACAGTTGTTCAATGCACTGCAATCATCCAAAAAATTACCATCGTGATTGTAAGTGGTTCTTGAACTAGATCTTTAAAATACTCACAGTTGGAAAATCTATGAATTTGTGTTGTGTAGTCTGGTTGGGAATTGGGGATCTATGGCTATTGACCATGAAGCATTGTGAATAAGCTGTTGCAATTGTGAATATGTGGCTGAGGGCCCCATGAAGTGTTGGGAACAAAATATGAAGTTGCCTTCATTGATGACATTTGGATCTATTTGCGAGATCTAGAGGATCATGCGAACCACTTACGACTAGTGCTATGGAGGCTATGGGAGCACCATTTGTATGCAAAACTCAGCAAGTGTGCATTTTGGCTTAGTGAGGTTAagtttcttgggcatgtaatctCTCAAGAGGTAGTGGTTGTGGATCCCAATAAAATAGAATTAGTAATAGCATGGCCGTGTCCCACAATAGTACATAAGATCATAAGCTTTTTAGGACTTGCAAGATATTATCAAAGATTTGTTAAAGGTTTTTCTAGGCTTTTTGGGCCGTTTACAACTTTGACTAAAAAGAATGTCAAGTTTGTTTGGATTGAAAGGTGTCAAAGGtacttccaagaattgaaaagAAGACTAACCACAACGCCTATATTGGCACTACCAAAGTTGCAAGAGCAGTTTTTTGTGACGCGTCCAAATTTGGTTTGGGGTGCATCTTGATGCAAAAAGGGCAAGTTGTGTCATACGTGTCACATCAATTAAAGGATCATGAAAGAAAATATCTCACATAATTTGGAGCTAGCTACAATTGTCTTTGCCTTGAAAATATGGCAGTATTATCTATACAGGGAAGCATGTGAAATCTATTCATTTCTTCACTCAGAAAAATCTCAACATGAAACAGATCAAAAGGTGCTTGAACTAATAAGCGACTATCAATATAAGATCAGGTACCATCAAAGAAAGGTTAACCAGGTTATTAATGCTCAAGGTTGTAAATCTCATATGGTGGGTGCAAATGAAGCATTAGAAGTAGATTCTCTCCTTTATGGAATGAGGAGACTGTTAGTGGAGAACTCTCAACAAGAAGAAGTCATTGTCTCTATCCAGGAAGTTAGAGTTGTAGACTTTGGAGAGATAAAGACTCATTAGAGGAGGGATCCAAAACTATTGGATATCCTAGATCCAAGGAATCAAGATGGCCCATGCATTACAGTCTTTGCAGAGATGGTAACCTATTGTATAAGAATCGTAGAGTGATTCTTGCAAATTCATAATTTGAAGAGAAGATACTTAGGCCCATATGGCACCTTACTTAGTGCACCCAgggagtacaaaaatgtatcaaaaTATACAGAAAACTTTCTAGTGTGAAGGAATGAAAGAGATATAGCCATGTCCATCAAAAGGTGCCTAATTTGTCAACAAGTAAAAGTAGAACATCAGAGACCAATCGGGAAACTTGCAGCCTCTCTAGATCCCCAAACGGAAATGGACTTTgtggtgggtttgccgagaactcCGAGTGGGAAAACTTCTATTTGGGTGATTATTAATCGTTTGACCAATAGTGTTCATTTTTTACTAGTCACCAATACAGACACTTTGGGGAAGTTGACCTAGTTATACATGAAGGAGATAGTTAGATTGCACGAGATACCTAAAACTATCATAtcagatcgggacccaaggtttacATCACATTTTTGGAAGAGCTTATAAGTTGCAATGGGCACAAAAATAAAGTTTAGTAGCGCATCACCCATAGATGGACGGCCAATCGGAACGAATCATTCAGACTCTTAAGGATATGTTGAGAGCATGTGCTTTAGAGTTCAAAGGTAGTTGAGAAAATCATTTGCCCCTCATAGAGTCACCTACAACAACGGTTTCCAAGCTTCTATTCAAACAGCATCCTATGAGGTCCTatatggaagaaagtgtagatcacctTTGTACTGGGATGAGGTTGGTGGAAAGCAAACTCATTGAGCtagaaataattcaagagataaaGGAACAGGTCAAGATCATAAGAGAAAAGATAGCGGCAGCTTAAAGTTATCAGAAGAGTTATGCATATACATGGAGAAGAGGCTTGTCATTTGAAGAAGGTGACTAGGTATACCTCCAAGTATCGCCCATGAATGGGGTTAAATGATTTGAAAAGGAAGAGAAACTTAGTCCGAGTTATGTTGGACCATTCTAGATAATGGAGAAGATTGGTCTCGTGGCTTATAGGATTGCACTACCataatattttggagatgtatACGATGTGTTCCATGTCTCCTCACTAAAGAAGAGCTTCAGACAGCAGGAACCTCGGTTAGTCGATCCAGTTAGCATCCAACTTTAGCCTAACCTTACGTATAAGAAAGCTTCGATGTAGATTTTAGATTGGAAGGAACAGAAACTGAGGTCTAAGACAATACCTCTAGTGAAGCTTTCATGGGGATATCTAGCAGCTTAAGATTTTACTTGGGAGAGAGAAGTTGATATGAGAGGGCATTACCGTACTTGTTTGGGTATTATTGAttgtgtgttttgttttaagcaAGTGTTGAATTGTATCTTGTGAGTTGTATTGAAATTCTTAATGGATAACACTTGACAATTTCAAGGacaaaattctttttcaatttttttttagggggggggggggggggggagagagagagagagagagagaaaggatgTGAAGCCTAGGTTTTGCACTTCTTATTTGGGTTTTTAaagtgtgtgcgtgtgtgttaCGGGCCCAAGCTAAGAAACAAAAGCCCAGCCCCTCACCCCTTTAAAACAACATTGTTTAACCTCCCTAAAACTTTTGTTCTCTTCTTCCACCCTTCTCTCCCGCACGCTCCACCACCCCAgcctccctctctttctcttttctccccTGAACGACCCTGTAGCACCACCCTCACCCGCCACCACCTCACATTCACATGTCAAAGCTACTGCTTTCTTCTTTGCTACTGCCCGACTATTGTCCGCATCACCCAGTCAAAGCCAAGCACAAAACACCACCAAGAATGGCCTTTCTCGAACTTGTGACCACTGCTTTGCACACCAATCTTACTCGCACACACATAGATCGACCACCAACCCCTCCACCACGGCCTATGCGCCACCTCAACCTCTCATTTCCCTCTCGATCTCTACCTCCACACTAAGATCTAGCTTTCTATCCCTCTCAAACCCCctctttcttccatttttaAATCTTCTCTCTCCTAGGGTTACATTGTCGTTGCAATCCTCCACCCATAGACACTCACAGAAATTTTTCCAACCACCAACCGACCTAGTCCATACCTCTCGGTCTCACCCCTCAAATTTCCCCcacttttgtttttgatttttctctcTCCAAGGGTTTCTACCATCACCAATGGCCATCAACCACTGTGAGCTCCACTTCTTCCCGACCCTATGCTTTTTTTCAGATTTACCACCAGCTAAATATCTCACCGTAGCACCCTTTGATCTGTCCAAATATGCCGCCTTGCACTGTGCTAGCCGCTGAGTCATTCACCGTGCTCCTTCCCTGCAGACACTACCACAGTAAGCACCACCACCtcttgcattttcttttttaatttttggctcACGTTCACGACCTTGTTTTCTAACATTGCTCATCTATGTAGAAACACAtacatgtacacacacacacacacacacacatggaTTTCCTCTCAATGCAAGAGGAACCACCACGACCAGAAGCTTAGGACTCATAGTTGGATAATTTTTGAATCTATGATGTGCAGTCTGGTTGGGAATTGTGGATCTATTTCTATGGGACATGAAGCGTTGGGAATAAATTATAGTGGTTATGAATCTACAGCCAAGGGCCATATGAAGCGTTGGGAACAAAATTTGAAGCTGCTCTAATGATGTGGTTTGACTTGTTGTgaaattgtttattttgtataaattcaTAACTAATGTTGTTATTATgtcattcatttattaaatgttgCATGTCTGCATTATAATTGTTTACCTAccattaatattttcataattgtgCTTTGTTATTGTATATGTTGAAAGATGGAAAATTTATGGTTTTTGCTGTCATATGAATATTTTGCAGGTGCATGCATATCACGACCACAAGTCAAGATTaagcattatctcggtggagctcctttggtcactcgagagtacataaaactgagtgatgtcccatgGGCTGTCTTTGGGCGACAA
This genomic window from Carya illinoinensis cultivar Pawnee chromosome 7, C.illinoinensisPawnee_v1, whole genome shotgun sequence contains:
- the LOC122314859 gene encoding GDSL esterase/lipase At5g33370-like, translated to MASFFLVTVRSFWMILMVLAFGSSCYNTQAEAARAFFVFGDSLVDNGNNNYLATTARADSPPYGIDYPTHRPTGRFSNGLNIPDFISQALGSESLLPYLSPQLNGQKLLVGANFASAGIGILNDTGIQFINIIRMYRQLEYFQEYQRRVAAIIGEDQAQQLVNQALVLITVGGNDFVNNYYLVPFSARSRQYSLPDYVKYLISEYRKLLQRLYDLGARRVLVTGTGPLGCVPAELAMRGSTNGQCSAELQRAAALYNPQLVQMIRGLNSNLGSDVFVAANTQQMNNDFIRDPQAYGFVTSKVACCGQGPYNGIGLCTVVSNLCSNRDAYAFWDAFHPSERANSIIVRQILTGTTTYMYPMNLSTIMALDSRT